GTCACAAGCAGCTGAGGTCAAGACAGTGGGTAGCCCACAGCCACAAATAAGCTCTCGTTGGCGTTCTAGGACTTAAATCCAGATCTCACAGTGGAAATGAGGCACAGCTTGGGTGACGGGTAGACATACTGAACAAGAAAGCAGATTCCAGGCAACGGAAGGTGATGCAGCAGTCAGCCAGCGAGGCCCCCTGGCTTCAAGCCAAGGCCTCCCCGCCTCCCTCTGCCACCTCCAGTCAGTGCTGGAGATGATAAATCTGTCGTGGCTTTTTAGGGGGAATGCTGGGAACTAGCTTTGCCAGAGTGCTGGATCCATAGGTTAAGCCACAGCACTTTAAACTGCTTTGCATCAGGCTCCAGTGTCGCCACGTAGGCATGCCGTTTCAGAGAGGGCCCTGACTGGCTTTCTTCTCCTCTCTCAGTACCCAGTAGACAGCCGGGATTCCAGACCTCGGCTTGCCGATGACATGATGAACCTGAGCAAGGAGACTGGCACCCTCAGCGACGCCATCACAGGCAAGCCCTACGTCCCCATGCTGGAGTCAGAGGAAGTGCGCCTGAGCCAGAATCTCCTGGCCCTTTGGAAGAGGAGGGGCTCGGCGTGGCAGGAGAGCCACCCTCTGCCTGTGGACTCCCACAGAGAAGCCATCCTCTCTGCTGTGGAGCAGAACCCGGTGGTGGTGATTGCCGGGGACACAGGGTGTGGGAAAACCACCCGCATCCCCCAGTTGATACTGGAGCACTCTATTCTGGAAGGGCGTGGGGCTCGCTGCAATATGGTCATCACTCAGCCTCGGCGGATCAGCGCCATCTCCGTGGCCCAGCGTGTGGCCCAGGAGCTGGGACCAAACATGCGGAAGAACGTGGGCTACCAGGTGCGGCTGGAGAGCAAGCCGCCTGCGCGAGGGGGAGCCCTGCTCTTCTGCACCGTGGGGATCCTCCTGCGGAAACTGCAGAGCAACCCTCGCCTGGAGGGCGTCAGCCACGTCGTCGTGGACGAGGTGCACGAGCGCGATGTCAACACCGACTTCCTGCTTATCCTGCTGAAGGGCATCCAGAAGCAGAACCCAGACTTCCGCCTGGTGCTCATGAGTGCCACGGGAGACAACCAGCTGTTTTCGCAGTACTTTGGGGACTGCCCTGTGGTCAAGGTGCCAGGCTTTATGTATCCCGTCAAAGAGTACTACCTGGAGGAGATCACGGCCATGCTGGGGCGGCACAGGCATCGCCACTACGAGATCAAGGTGAGTCTTTGGGCTCCCTGGAGGTGTCCCCGAGAAGGCCACTGGGCATGGCTCGCTTTCACACCGTGCTGGTCAAAGCTTCCTGCCAGGGTGACAGCCAAGGTGACTTGTGCATAGATCGGCAAGTGGGGTGGGTGTGTCAGACGGATGCCGGCTGCTGGTCCCGCAAAGTCTCTTGAAGCAGCTCTCAGTTAGGAGCTGGCAACTCCAGTGCAGACTCGGACCGATGGAGGGGTGCAGTGAGCACACTGCATACGATGTGCCATTTGGGACAGAATAGGGTGGGGCTTGGGCGGAATGGCCCTTTCCCCTTACTGGTTGGCCAGTTGCACGAGGGAGAAAACCTTGCTTGGTTTGGTTATGGGCTTTGCCTCTTGCGGGAAGGAACAGCTTCAAAGCCTGCCTTTGCCTGAAAATGGAGCAGAGCTAACAGAGTATATTTTAAAAACGAATCCCCTGAagtcataaaaataataaaaatgctcATCAGGCACTTTTTCTGTCGCTGACCCAAGAACGCTCCCCGCCCCTCCCCATACCTCACTGTGCCCAAAGGGCAGCAGCTGTCGCTCTGCACTGCCTTAGTTCTGGTACGCAGTGCACCGTCCTTGGGTCTCTGGCTATGCTGCAAGTCACTGGAAGTGCAGAACAGAACGGTAAGTTCAGAATTCAGTCTCCTGAGCATctcagcatcttttttttttttaagagcaaaTTTATGGCCCTCATAAATGCAAATGATGTTTGAATGTGAATTAGCAATTCCTGCTGAAGCCAGGGAGGCGGCAGAATACCGGTTCCTACAGCAGCTAGGAGCCAAGGTTCAGTGTGCGTGCTCCTTTAACTGGCCCGGCATGGAGTGGGTTCTTGGTTCCACGCAAGGGCAGCTCAACTTCAGCACGGTTGCTGGAGCTTGCTGGTCAACGGATGCCTTCTGCCTTTGTTCCAAGCCGGGAGGGGGAAAGCATGAATTTTCCCAGGGGAGGACCCTGAGACTGATCCAGGGAAAGATCCCCTGGTTCCAGACGTGATGGACCCGGCCTGCCTTGGTTCACTGGCCTGCCTCGGTTCGCATTAGCTGGGAGGAAGCAGAGTGTTCAAGAGGCAGCCTGCTTGCCCCCTCCAGAGCCACTCCGGCTGGCCGTTGGGGAGAAAGAGACCCTGCAGGAGGATCCCCTGAGGCCAGGCGGAGAACTCTGCCCGGGGTGCCCTTTGCTGGGTCTCCTGTCCTGCAGGGAAGAGACTGATTTGGCCTCCTTTGCTCCTCAGCAGTCGGATGAGGAGTGCGTCCTTGACCTTGAGCTGATCTCTGACCTGGTGCTCCAGATTGATGCCCACGGAGAACCAGGTAAGGGGCTTGACTCGATGTGGCTGAAGAACTCATGTTTCTTGGAGCGGAGCAGGAGAAACTGCATGGAAAGGAGATTGGCGTGGCCTGCTGACAGCCCTGCCTGCATGGGGGGAGGCCTTAAGCAGCCCCTCCTCCCGGTTGCAGAGCACGGGAAGCCAGGcagagctctccccccccccccacctccacttctctgccttgacctgcctgggtgctGGGAGGTTCTCAGGCACCATCTGGAACTCTACCCCCTTGCAGACCATGCCTGTCCTTCCTTCCTACTGCCAGGTGGGATCCTCTGCTTCCTGCCCGGCTGGCAGGAGATCAAAGGAGTGCAGCAGCGCCTCTTGGAGAGCCTGGGAACTCACAACAGCCGCTACCTTGTTTTACCAGGTAGGGCGGACCTCAGCCCTGGTCCCTGTCCTTTGCTTGGGTGGCAGTGCCGGGAAGGGGAGGGCTTGTAGCATTCAGCCCCTGCTCTCTGGACACAGATGCCAGCTTCAGCTGTGGCTTGGCTTCCCGCGAGTCCCGTGATGTAAGAGAGCAGAGCCTGGAGGCTGCCTGTTGTGCACTCCTGCGACTCTGTTGTTAGACTTTTGAGTTGGCTGTTAACTTACCTTCAGCTGCTTCGGAAGCCACTCTTAACTGAAGAGCAGGGGATAAACCCAGGTTAGTGATGTGCCTCTTGGTGGAGGGGAGGTGCTGACTGgcttacccccctccccacacagttCATTCCAACATCCCGATGATGGACCAGCAGAGCATCTTCCCACGGCCGCCTCCCGGTGTACGGAAGATTGTCCTCGCCACCAACATTGCCGAGACCTCCATCACAATCAACGATATTGTGCATGTTGTGGACAGTGGGACCCACAAGGAGGAACGCTATGACCTCAAGACCAAGGTGCGTTTGCTGCCCCGGCCCCGCCTCTGAGCTCCTCCCTCGGCCCTTTTCCTCCTCTGCCTCTGAACCCCCACAGGCCTTCTTGTGCCTGATCTTCAGATGCTCCACTGGCCTGTCCTCCACCTTGTTTTTAAACCATTGTCAGTACACAATCAGTTTGTAAGAACATGTGTAGAAGTCTgtcaccccacccccttccttgcTTCCTCCATTCTCGTGTTCTGTGGCTTCACCAGCCCTCCTCTCCGAGGTGATTGAGGTTCTGTTTAAATTCTGCGCTGTTTGTAAAGCAGCATCTCCAGTGCTGAGCTGAGTGAATATAAGGTCACAGTTGCGTTCTTAGAGCCAGAGTCAAATCCAgcagcacctgaaagactaacaagatttccaggttcTAAGCTTTCAGAAGTATCTGACAGAGGAAGCTCTGGCTCTCGAACACTTATACCAGCTTGgggtagcggttaagagcagcaggactctaatctggagaactgaggactgattccccactcctctgcttgaagccagctgggtgaccgtgggtcagtcacagctctctcagagctctctcagccccacccacctcacagggtgattgttgttgtggggataataataacacactttgtaaaccgctctgagcgggcgtcaagttgtccggaagggcagtatctatacatcgaatgttgttgttgttgtaccctGGGAAATCTTAACTGGTCTTGaatgtgctgctggacttgacCCTCGTCGTCCTACCGCAGACCAGCACCGCTACCGACCTGCAACGAATTGCATTTTTGAGCCAGACAAGGAGGCTGCGCAGGATTCCCAGCCTCTGCCGTGGGGCCCCGCCTCTCAGGAGGGTCTGTTGAtgctgctgccctgcagggtGCTACTATTTCGCGCAGGGCTCATTTGTCCCAGGCGGTCGCTGAGGGTGAAGGTGGCTTGATCTGAGCAGGTGCAAGCGTTGTGCCGGAGTGTCACATCCGTCTTTCCCAGGTATCGTGCCTGGAGACTGTGTGGGTGTCAAAGTCCAACGTGATCCAGAGGCGCGGGCGTGCTGGTCGCTGCCAGTCGGGCTTTGCCTACCATCTCTTCCCTCGCAGCCGCCTAGACAGGATGCCCACCTTCCAAGTGCCTGAAATCCTCCGCACCCCTCTGGAGAACCTGGTTGTGCAGGCCAAGCTCCACATGCCAGAGAAAACGGTAGGTCCGTCCCCTGCGTGGGCAGCTCCACACCCTGCAGGGCCTTGTCCTGTGCCGTTTCTTTGTAGAGGGAGCCAGGAGAGCTTGCCAGTAGCCTGAGTAGAAGGCCTGGCCCTGTGCTGGGGTCATAGTCTGCCTGCCAAAGATCTGCCACCTTTGGGTCAGAACTGAGCGTTCTTGGCATGGAGAAGAGCTCTAAGATACTCAGACTGGTGCGTGCGttcgtgcgtgcgtgtgtgtgtgttcagagcCATATGTAGCTGGTACCTTCCTGACTTCATTTCCGGTGGGGAGGCTGGAGTGCTCCTCCTCTTTatgctgtgtgtgtgctttgctCACAGGCTGTTGAATTCCTCTCCAAAGCCTTGGATAGTCCAGACATCAAAGCTGTGGATGAAGCCGTGATCCTTTTGCAGGAGATTGGTAAGTGACTGagctcgtgggggggggggggggctgtcacgAACGGAAGCGCCTCCTGAGGCCATGTGGGCAATAGGGAGGGGGGTCCCCTTCTCTCTAGCGGCCGGCTGTGGAAGGCTCACCCTGCCTGGCTGATGCTGAGGCCCTTCCAGGTGTGCTGGACCACAGGGAGGCCTTGACCACTCTGGGCAAGCGTCTGGCGCAGATCTCCACGGACCCTCGGCTGGCCAAAGCCATTGTGCTGGCCTCCATCTACCGCTGCATCCACCCGCTCTTGGTCATCGTCTCCTGCCTCACCCGGGACCCTTTCAGCAGCAGCCTGCAGAACCGGACAGAGGTGGACAAGGTGAGGAGAGGGGGATGGGCTGCTTCAGCAGGGGGCTGGGACAGGTGCAAGTGGCGGAGGGCTCACCACCCGCCGTAATGGGGCCTTTCCGTTCCCCAGGCCAAGGCCCTGCTGAGCCAGGAGAGTGGCAGCGACCACCTGGCTTTTGTGCGGGCTGTGGCAGGCTGGGAAGATGTGCTGCGGCGCAGGGACAGCCGGGCTCGCGACAACTACCTGCAAGATTATCTCCTGTACGCCCCCAGCCTGCGCTTCATTAACGGTAAGAGCTGCTTGGCCATTACAGGAGCGGGGAATGGAGCTGGGGCAGGAAG
Above is a window of Eublepharis macularius isolate TG4126 chromosome 11, MPM_Emac_v1.0, whole genome shotgun sequence DNA encoding:
- the DHX30 gene encoding ATP-dependent RNA helicase DHX30 isoform X2, giving the protein MFSLNSCRRDSRDLLKEFPQPKNLLNSVIGRALGISHARDKLVYIHTNGPRKKKVTLLIKWPKTVEVEGYGTKKIDAERQAAAAACQLFKGWGLLGPRNELFDAAKYRILAEQLGCPEEKWCSEGRWRSKSGPSLADISTCWRRVEPDEPIQALEHNQLLKPIRKEELEEGELEEGELEEGELEDDAINVSDYLSVAHPGARTPSRDIRDGFSLDMTDDNTALRALTQFPLPKNLLAQVIQIATSSSTVKEYMQFRTVGTKTKICKLTLRWPCPMTFAAKGRRKVEAENKAAALACQKLKSLGLVDKNNNPLSHAMYNMTSLRELGENQRKPCHIKVPEATLHKIENYLNHYPVDSRDSRPRLADDMMNLSKETGTLSDAITGKPYVPMLESEEVRLSQNLLALWKRRGSAWQESHPLPVDSHREAILSAVEQNPVVVIAGDTGCGKTTRIPQLILEHSILEGRGARCNMVITQPRRISAISVAQRVAQELGPNMRKNVGYQVRLESKPPARGGALLFCTVGILLRKLQSNPRLEGVSHVVVDEVHERDVNTDFLLILLKGIQKQNPDFRLVLMSATGDNQLFSQYFGDCPVVKVPGFMYPVKEYYLEEITAMLGRHRHRHYEIKQSDEECVLDLELISDLVLQIDAHGEPGGILCFLPGWQEIKGVQQRLLESLGTHNSRYLVLPVHSNIPMMDQQSIFPRPPPGVRKIVLATNIAETSITINDIVHVVDSGTHKEERYDLKTKVSCLETVWVSKSNVIQRRGRAGRCQSGFAYHLFPRSRLDRMPTFQVPEILRTPLENLVVQAKLHMPEKTAVEFLSKALDSPDIKAVDEAVILLQEIGVLDHREALTTLGKRLAQISTDPRLAKAIVLASIYRCIHPLLVIVSCLTRDPFSSSLQNRTEVDKAKALLSQESGSDHLAFVRAVAGWEDVLRRRDSRARDNYLQDYLLYAPSLRFINGLVKQFSENLYEAYLVPTPSDCLLPSSVCNQYSEEEELVKGVLMAGLYPNLIQVRQGKVTRQGKFKPNSYTYRTKAGTVLLHKSTINREASKLYSRWLTYFMAVKSNGGVFVRDSSQVHPLAVLLMTDTDIHVRDDGWRATVSLVDSDLLVLEGDSYTVRLLRDFRVALSRMVEACLCYEMAAIPGDLHHQHSQLLDILVDLLKGPPGSFGA
- the DHX30 gene encoding ATP-dependent RNA helicase DHX30 isoform X1, with the protein product MFSLNSCRRDSRDLLKEFPQPKNLLNSVIGRALGISHARDKLVYIHTNGPRKKKVTLLIKWPKTVEVEGYGTKKIDAERQAAAAACQLFKGWGLLGPRNELFDAAKYRILAEQLGCPEEKWCSEGRWRSKSGPSLADISTCWRRVEPDEPIQALEHNQLLKPIRKEELEEGELEEGELEEGELEDDAINVSDYLSVAHPGARTPSRDIRDGFSLDMTDDNTALRALTQFPLPKNLLAQVIQIATSSSTVKEYMQFRTVGTKTKICKLTLRWPCPMTFAAKGRRKVEAENKAAALACQKLKSLGLVDKNNNPLSHAMYNMTSLRELGENQRKPCHIKVPEATLHKIENYLNHYPVDSRDSRPRLADDMMNLSKETGTLSDAITGKPYVPMLESEEVRLSQNLLALWKRRGSAWQESHPLPVDSHREAILSAVEQNPVVVIAGDTGCGKTTRIPQLILEHSILEGRGARCNMVITQPRRISAISVAQRVAQELGPNMRKNVGYQVRLESKPPARGGALLFCTVGILLRKLQSNPRLEGVSHVVVDEVHERDVNTDFLLILLKGIQKQNPDFRLVLMSATGDNQLFSQYFGDCPVVKVPGFMYPVKEYYLEEITAMLGRHRHRHYEIKSDEECVLDLELISDLVLQIDAHGEPGGILCFLPGWQEIKGVQQRLLESLGTHNSRYLVLPVHSNIPMMDQQSIFPRPPPGVRKIVLATNIAETSITINDIVHVVDSGTHKEERYDLKTKVSCLETVWVSKSNVIQRRGRAGRCQSGFAYHLFPRSRLDRMPTFQVPEILRTPLENLVVQAKLHMPEKTAVEFLSKALDSPDIKAVDEAVILLQEIGVLDHREALTTLGKRLAQISTDPRLAKAIVLASIYRCIHPLLVIVSCLTRDPFSSSLQNRTEVDKAKALLSQESGSDHLAFVRAVAGWEDVLRRRDSRARDNYLQDYLLYAPSLRFINGLVKQFSENLYEAYLVPTPSDCLLPSSVCNQYSEEEELVKGVLMAGLYPNLIQVRQGKVTRQGKFKPNSYTYRTKAGTVLLHKSTINREASKLYSRWLTYFMAVKSNGGVFVRDSSQVHPLAVLLMTDTDIHVRDDGWRATVSLVDSDLLVLEGDSYTVRLLRDFRVALSRMVEACLCYEMAAIPGDLHHQHSQLLDILVDLLKGPPGSFGA